The DNA sequence GTCCGGCTGGCCGCCCGGCACGGGCTGCCCATGCTGCTCGGCATGCACAGCACCGACGAGGAGAAGGCCGAAATGGTGTCCCTGTGGCGCAAGTGCGCCCTGGAGGCCGGGAGTTCACCGGAGTACGTGGCGACCGCCGGGCACGTCGCGGCGGGCGTGGTGCAGGTGGCGGACCGCCGCCAGGAGGCGGCGGAGACCCTGCTGAAGGCGATGCCCGGCTGGCTGCGCCAGGGCCTCGGGGCGCACGTCACCGTCGACGGCCGGGAGCGCCGGATGCGGGACCCGCTCGCGTACACGGAGCTGCTGTGCTCCCTGCACCCGGTCGGCCCGCCCCGGCTGTGCGCCGACCGCCTCGCGGCCACGGCGGAACGGACCGGGGTGCGCGGCTTCGCGCTGCTGGCCGAGGGGTCGGGCGACCTGATGGCGACCGAGGAGAACCTGCGCCGGCTCGGCGCGGAGGTACTGCCGCTGATCCGCTGAGAACAGTCACGGCCTTTGGCCGTTTCCCACGGGGCGCGTGGACGCGTACCGGAGACGCGGCGGCCCGCCCCCGGCGCACGGCACATCGTCGGCGCCGCCGCGCCGCCGTGACCGCCCCCGTACCGTCCCGCGCCCCCGCGCGCGGAGCGGCAGCGGTGCCGGTTCAGCAGTCGCGCAGCTCCGGGGACTGGTTGAGGAGCTGCCCCCGGACCGACGTGAAGCGGGCCAGCCGCTCGTCGGCCGCGGGGTCGAGCGGGAAGACGGCGACCCGGTGGCAGTTCTGGAACGCCAGCCGGACCCCGAAGTGCCGCTGGAGCGCTCCGCGGATCGCGTCGCTCGCCAGGGCGCGCAGCAGCTGGCCGCGCGCCTTCTCGTCCGGCGGCGGCGTCCGGTTGTCGGCGAACTCGCCGCCTTCGACCTCGAGCCGGGCCACCAGCGAGCTGATCATCTCCCAGGCGTAGGGCAGGGAGTTCCGGACGCAGTCGACGAATGCCTCTTCGTCGACCTCGCCTCGCTCGGCCTGTTCGAGGAGGGCCGGTGAGACGTCGAGCGACATGAGTTCTCCTCTCGCGGGCCCCGCCGGGCGGGGTCCTGGGGGTGGGCGAGCGGACGACGACGCCCAGTGCCCGTACGGCGACCGCCCGCTTCAACGGTAATCCGGCCACTGCTGCCCCACCAGGAGAACGCACCTACAACTGGCCACCGGCGAAGGGGCCCATCCAGGGCGAATCGCGTCCGGTGCCGGGAGTCGAGTAGCGTGGCTCACCATGCGTCTCGTCATCGCCCGTTGCTCCGTGGACTACGCCGGCCGGCTCACCGCCCACCTGCCGTCCGCCCCCCGTCTCATCCTCGTCAAGGCCGACGGCAGTGTCTCGATCCACGCGGACGACCGGGCCTACAAGCCCCTCAACTGGATGTCCCCGCCGTGCACCCTCAAGGAGGGCGACGGCAGCGTCTGGACGGTGATCAACAAGGCGGGCGAGAAGCTCATCATCACCATGGAGGAGGTCCTCCACGACTCCTCGCACGAGCTCGGCGTCGACCCCGGCCTCATCAAGGACGGCGTGGAAGCACACCTCCAGGAGCTCCTCGCCGACCGCATCGAGACCCTCGGCGAGGGCTACACCCTGATCCGCCGCGAATACCCCACGGCGATCGGCCCGGTCGACATCCTCTGCCGCGACGCCGACGGACAGACGGTCGCCGTCGAACTCAAGCGCCGCGGCGACATCGACGGCGTCGAACAGCTCACCCGCTACCTCGAACTCCTCAACCGCGACCCGCACCTGGCGCCGGTACGCGGCATCTTCGCCGCCCAGGAGATCAAGCCGCAGGCTCGTGTCCTCGCGACGGACCGGGGGATCGGGTGCGTCGTGCTCGACTACGACGCGCTGCGGGGGATCGAGGACGACAAGCTCAGGTTGTTCTGAGCGGGAGGGGTGCCCCGGTCCCTCCCCCAGAGGGGGCACCCCCATTCACCGTTTCTGCGGGAGGGCCCGCGCCCCGGCATCGCGGCTTCGCCGCGAGGTCCTCAAACGCCGGACAGGCTGAGTGGTTGCGCCCAGGCGCACGATTCAGCCCGTCCGGCGTTTGAGGACAACCGCGCGGAGCGCGGTTCGGGGGTGCGGGGGCGGAGCCCCCGCAAGCAACTGGGGGCACCTCCCAGCGGTAGCTGGGGGAGAAAGGGCGGGACCGGGGCACCCCCACCCCGATCAGCCGCTTGGCTTGACCGTCCCCGACCCCGCCGAGTCGCCCCCGCCGGCAGGCGGGGTCGGCTTCTGCGTCACCGGCGGCGGATCCGTCGTCGGAGGGGTATCCGTCGGCTCACTCGGAGTGGTCGGAGGCTGAGTCTTGGTCGACTCACCGCCCCCCGGAGTACGAGTGGGCCCAGTCGAGTGCCCGCCACCGGGCGTCCGGGTCGGCGACGGCGAGTCATCGGGCGAGGCGCTGCCCGACGGCGACGGCGACGTGTCGCCGGACGGCGTCCCCGACGGCGCCCCGGTCGCCCCCGGCGTACCGGGCCGCTCCGAGGCGCCACCCCGCCCGCGCATCGGAGCGGGCCCACCCCCACCCCCCGCCGGATGCTCGGCGGTCAGATCGGGCTCCCCGTCCTGCTGGGAAGCGGACCGGTCCGGCTTGACCGCGTCCTGATCACCACTCCCCTGCTCGCCACCCCCCGCGGACGTCCCGAGCGACACGACGGTGCCGAGCACGGCGGCGAGCACGACCCCGGCCCCGGCCGCGGCCAGGTTGCGCCGCCCGCCGCCGGCCATCAGCTTCTGCACCCACGCCTGCGGCCCGCCACCCCGCTTGCCGCCGGCCGGGGGCGCACCGGCGCCCGTCCCGGCGCGCGGCGCGGGAACGCGGTGGATGGCCGCGGTGGAGACGCGGTCCGGGTCGGTGGTGAAGGGCGCGGGCCCGGCGGGGGGCGCCGCGGACTGCTCGCTGCGGGCCGCCGGGATCTCCTCGCCCGCGGACCCGCGCGGGCCGCCGGCCGGCGCCGGGGGCCGTGCGGCGGGGCCGCCGGGCCGTCCGACGGGCGTGGGGGCGGGCGCCGGCCGGGACCGGTCGGCGACCAGGGCGAGCGCTCGCCGGCTGGCGACGGCGCCGCGCTTGTCGGCGAGCACGCCGCGCAGCCCGGTGGACGCCTCCAGCTCGGCGCGGGCCCGGCCCAGGTTCCCGGTGCACAGGGCGAGCACGCCCAACTCGTGGTGGAAATACGCTTCTTCGCCCACTTCGCCGGCCAGCCGGGCGGCTTCCTGGCCGTGCCGGAGCCCGCGTTCCCAGGCGCTCCAGTGCAGGGCGCCCGCGAACGCCGGCGCGGCGGTACGGGCCAGCAGCACGGCGGCGGCCGGGTGGCCGGGCGCGCCGGAGGTCACGAGGGCGGTGAGCGCGGCGAGGATGACGTCCGCCTCGGCGGCGATGCGCTCGGGGGTGACGGAGGGGTGCCCGGCCCACCAGGCGTAGTGCCGGGCGGCGGCCAGGACGCGCTCGCCGGCGCCCTCGGACCAGTCAGCGCCCGCCAGTTGCCCGGCGACCCCGGCCGCCACCCGGTAGTGGGCGCCGACCACGGTGATCAGCCCGCCGTCGAACAGTTCGCCCACGGCGGCGTCGGCGTGCTCGTCGCCGACGAGCGCGGGCAGTTGGGCCTGGTGCGGGACCTCGCCGCCGAGGGCGAGGGCGAACCGCAAGGTCTCGCGGGCGGAGTCGCCGAGCCGGGCGGCGAGCGCCACGGCCGGGGCGGCCCCCCGGGGCAGCGGCGCGCGCCGGACGACCGGGTCGTCGGCGTTCTCGGGGATGCTGAACGGCCGTTCGCCGTCGGCCGCGTCCCCCTCGGCCGCGGCGCCGTCGAGCCGCCGCAGCAGCGCGCCGGCCTGGACGAACCGCAGCGGCAGCCCGTCCGACTCGACCCACAGGTCGGCCGCCCAGTCGGCCTCCTCGTCGGTGAGCGGCCGGTCGACGGCCGTCTCCAGCAGCTCCAGGCACTCGGTGCGGTCGAGACCGTCGAGAACGACCTCCTCGACGTGCGCGTCGGCGGAGGGCGCCGGGACGTCGGGCCGGGCGGCGAAGAGGAAGGCGCACTCCGGGGTGGCGTCCAGGAGTTCGTCGAGCGCGGCGCCGCCGAACTCCAGGTCGTCGAGGACGACGACCGCGCCGATCTCCCGTACGGCGGCGGGCAGTCCGGCCCGGTCGGGCCGGTGCAGCGGCGCGTGGTGGACGGCGGCGAAGAGCTCGTGGAGGAGGTCGGCGGTGGTGCGGTGACGGCCGTTCAGCCGGACGACGCCGTCGGGCGCCAGGTGGGCGCAGTCGGCCGCGAGGACGTCGAGCAGGGCGGTGCGCCCGGAACCGGCGGGGCCGGTGAGGCGGACGGAACGGCCGCGCGAGAGCAGCCGTCCCAGCCGCTCGCGGACCTCGCCCCGGCCGATGAGCGGCGCGCCGGACCGCGCGGCGCCGGCGGGCGGCGGCGGGACGGCGGCGCGGTCCCGCTCGGCACGGGCGTCGGGGTCGTGCCGACGGGCGGGTGGGGGCATGCGGCCGGGCGGGCAGGGCTCTATCTCGCTGCCGTCCACGGGGTTGACGGTGAGCAGGTAGTCGCCGGCGACGAGCTGGACGACCCGGACCGGGGCCGGGCTCTGCCCCGTCTCCTCCCCCGAAGGGACCGGAGAGCCCGGGGGAACCGGGGAGCCGGGGGTTTCGGCGCCCGTACGGCCCTCACCCGGCCGCGCCGCGTCCGGTGTCCGGTTGGTCGGGTCCATCGTTCAAAGCCCCCCAGTCGCGTGGCGTGCCGTCGTGTCCTCCCGGCCTGTCCGCGCTCTTCCGACCACCGGTCCGGCGCCCCGCGGGCTTCTGCAAGGCGAAAGCGACGGGAAACCGAACAGACCTTGGGACAGTATCGCCGACCGGGGGCACCCGCGGCGCCCCGGGCGTCACCCTCGTCCGGGCAATCCGGACACTCGGCTCACACCCGCCTCATCCGGCGCGTTCGCAGGCCGGGAGCGGGGTGACGCGGCCCGGCTGTTCGGGGTCCTCGATGGCGAGGATCCGGTGCAGCCGGGTGGCCACCAGCACGCGCTGCATCCGGTCCGGCACCCCGCGCAGCACCAGCCGCCGGCCGCTGCGCCCGGCCCGGCGGTGGGCCCCCATGATGACGCCGAGTCCGGTGGCGTCCCAGGAGTCCAGCTCGGTGAGGTCGAGGACGAGGTCGCCCCGGCCGGCGTCAAGCGCGGAGTGCAGGACCGTTCGGGCGTCCGCCGCGTTGCGGACGTCGAGGCGGCCCCCGACGACCAGTTCGGCGTGGTCGCCCCTGATGTGCATATGCGCTCCCCTGAGTGCTGCGTGGTGTGGGTGTGGCTCTAAAGAACTGACTGCCTCTCACACGCCAAGGTTGCCGTCCGTTAGCGAACCATTACCGAATTCACACGGCAGGGTGAACCGGGCTTTGCACGGACGGCTCAGTACTGGTAGAAGCCCTGCCCGCTCTTGCGGCCGAGGTCGCCCGCGTCCACCATGCGGCGCATGATCTCCGGCGGGGCGAACTTCTCGTCCTGGCACTCGGTGTAGATGTTGCCCATCGCGTGCATCAGGATGTCGACGCCGGTGAGGTCGGTGGTGGCCAGCGGGCCCATCGCGTGGCCGAAACCGAGCTTGCACGCGGTGTCGATGTCCTCGGCGGTGGCCACCCCGGACTCGTACAGCTTGACGGCCTCGCCGACGAGCGCGGTGATCAGACGGGTGGTGACGAAGCCGGCCACGTCGCGGTTGACGACGATGCAGGTCTTGCCGACGCCCTCGGCGAACTCACGGGCCTTGGCGAGCGTCTCGTCGCTGGTCTTGTGCCCGCGCACCAGCTCGCACAGCTGCATCAGCGGCACCGGCGAGAAGAAGTGGACGCCCACGACGCGCTCGGGGCGGGAGGTGGCGGCCGCGATCTTGGTGATCGGGATGGCGGACGTGTTGGACGCGAGCACGGCGTCCTCGCGCACCATTCCGTCCAGCGCGCGGAAGATGTCGCGCTTGGTGTCGACGTCCTCGAAGACCGCCTCGACGACGACGTCCGCGTCGGCGGCCGCGTCCAGGTCGGTGGTGGCCGTGATCCGCCCGAACGCCGCGTCGGCCGCCTCGGCCGTCAGCTTCCCCTTGGAGACGAACTTGTCGTACGAGGCCCGGATCCCGTCGGTGCCCCGCTTCAGCGCCGCGTCGGTGACGTCCCGCAGGACGACCTCCCAGCCGGCCTGGGCGGAGACCTGGGCAATACCGGAACCCATCAGTCCGGCTCCGACGACGGCGAGCTTCTTGGCCACGGCTGTCCCCTTTAATTCCTGCGCGCTTACCGGCGGTTCACTTACGGCTCCGCTGCGGACCTTAGCGCCCGTCACCGCGCTGGTGGGGGCAGAGAGATGCGCGTCACGTCCCAAATGACGGACATCACACCGGACACCGCGGCCGTGCGGGCGCACGGCTCAATCCAGCCACTTCCGTACCGCGGGTCACACCCGTACGGCACTTGCCCGGGCCCCCGTCCGGCCCCCGGACCGCCCGCGTCGGCCGCCCCGGCGAGGGCCGCGGCTAGGCTCGTGGCATGGTCAATCTGACGCGCATCTACACCCGCACCGGCGACAAGGGCACCACCGCGCTGGGCGACATGAGCCGCACCGCCAAGACCGACCCCCGCATCGCCGCCTACGCGGACGCGAACGAGGCGAACGCCGCGATCGGCGTGGCCCTGGCCCTCGGGGAGCTGCCCGAGGACGTCGCCCAGGTGCTCGTCCGGGTGCAGAACGACCTCTTCGACGTGGGCGCCGACCTCTCCACGCCGGTCGTGGAGAACCCCAAGTACCCGCCGCTGCGCGTCGAGCAGTCGTACGTCGACCGGCTGGAGGCCGACTGCGACCGCTTCCTGGCCGACTTGGAGAAGCTGCGCAGCTTCATCCTGCCGGGCGGCACCCCGGGGGCGGCGCTGCTGCACCAGGCGTGCACGGTGGTCCGCCGGGCGGAGCGCTCGACGTGGGCGGCCATGGAGACACACGGCGAGACGATGAACCCCCTGACGGCCACCTACCTCAACCGCCTCTCCGACCTCCTGTTCATCTTGGCGCGGACGGCGAACAAGGAGGTGGGGGACGTCCTCTGGGTACCGGGCGAGAACCGCTGAGCCTCCCACGCGCCCACGCACTCCGGCCGGGGGCTCGGGGGCCACCCCCCGAACGACACAGCATCCTGGCGCGGACGACGAACAAGGAGGTCGGCGACGTCCTCTGGGTACGGGCGAAAACCGCTGAGCCTCCCACGCGCCCGCCCACTCCGGCCGGACGGTGGACCCGAAGGCCGGAGGCCGGCCGCGCCCCCGGACAGACCCGCCGCCCCACGGCGTCAAGCGCCCGGGGCGCGCCGCGGCCACAGCGTGTAGCTCCCCGCGATGGCCACGTTGATGCCGATCACCCACACCATCCGCGTCCGCCACATCCGCAGCGAGGACGTGTCCCCGGCGTCCCCGACGTACCAGACGGCCGCCTGGAGGAGTGCCATGGCGACCACCGCGGAGAGGATCCAGCGGCCCGCCGTCCGCCACTCGTGCCGGGTCCGTTCCGGTCCGTACTTGGGCGGTTTCACCGGCGGCGGCCCGCCCGCGAACCGGTGGGCGAAGCGCTGGTCGGCCCACTTCAGCGTCGAGTGGCCGAGGCCGACCGAGAACCCGATGTAGACGGCCGCCAGGCCGTGCTTCCAGTCGGCCGTCGCGCCGTTCCGGAGGTCCATCGCGGTCACCACCAGCAACACCAGCTCCAGCACCGGCTCCACCAGCAGCAGCGCCGCCCCGGCCCGCGGCATGCGCAGCAGGTAGCGCAGGCTCAGCCCGCCGGCCAGCAGCACCCAGAAGGCCACCTCGCAGGCGACGATCAGCGTGACGACCACCGTCTTCTCCCTTCCCTCCCCTCCAGGCTCCCGGCACCGACGAGCCGCCTCGTCCTCACGGACGGCGATTCGCGACTGCATCCTTCGATGTACTCCGCGCTCCGTCCCGCGCCCCGCCGGCGGACGACGGCACCCCGTCCCACGTGCTGTGATGTCCTCATGCCCCGCTCCCTCCCGCACCGCGACGACCTGCTGATCGCCGCGTCCGGGCTGCTCGGCGGTCTCGTCCTGTACGCGCTGGGGCTGAGCAGCCGCCCGGTGGGCGGGCTGCCCCGCCGGGTGGCGCTCGTAGCACTGGCCGTGATGGCCGCGGCCGAGCTGCTGCGCCGCCGCAGACCCCTCGTGGGACTCGCCGTGGGGGCGTCGGCGCTGGCGGTCGACGTGTGCTCGGGCAACCTGGTCGCGACCACGGTGATGTTCACGGACCTGGTGTACGCGGCCGTGCTCTACGGGCCCCCGGCCGCGTACCGCCTCCTCCCCCGCGCCTGCGAGGCGGTCACCGTGATCGGGACACTGCTGTCCCTGGCCCTGATCCGCCGGCCGGAGGCGGTGCTCATCGGGTGCGCGCTGGCCGTCGTCACCATCGCCCCGGCCTGGACGGGCGTCGGCGTCCGGCAGCACCGCGACGCGGCGGAGGCCGCCCGGCTCGCGGCCGAACGGACCGTGCTGCTGGCCGAGATGGACCGGCGCGAGGCGGTCGTCGCGGAGCGTGCGCGGATGGCCCGCGAGCTGCACGACGTGGTCGCGGGCCACCTGTCGGCGATCGCGATCCACTCCACGGCCGCCCTGTCGATCGACGAGCCGGAGACGTCCCGCGAGGCGCTGGGCGTCATCCGCGGCAACAGCGTGCAAGGTCTGGCCGAAATGCGCCGCCTCATCGGCCTGTTGCGCGGGGCGGAGGAGGCCGGGGAGCCGGCCGCGACCCCCACCCTCGACGGTCTCGACGCCCTCCTCGACCGGACCCGCGCCGCGCTGCCCGACGGGCGCCTCACCGTGGAACTGCACGACGCCCGCGGCCCCGGACCGCTGCCCGCCCCGGTCGAACTGGCCGCGTACCGCATCGTCGAGGAGTCGCTGACCAACGCCGTCAAGCACGCGGCGCCGGGCCCGGTCGCGGTGGAACTGACCGGCGCGGACGGCCGGGAGCGGGCCCTGACCGTACGCGTGACCAGTACCCTCACGGGCCGCGACGGCGGCGGCACGGAACCGCGCGCCCCGGGCGCCGGGGCGGGCCTGGTGGGGATGCGGGAGCGCGTCGCCCTGCTGGGCGGCCGGCTGACGGCCGGCCCCGCCGCCGACGACGGCGGCCGCTGGGAAGTACGGGCCGAACTGCCCCTGGACGACGAGGAGAAGAACACATGAGCGAGCGGGAACGGCCGATCCGCGTGGTCGTGGCCGAGGACCAGGCGTCCGTGCGGTCCGGGCTGGTCCTGATCCTGCGGTCGGCCCCGGACGTGGAGGTGGCAGGGGAGGCCGCCGACGGCGAGGAGGCCGTCCGGCTCGCCCGCGAACTGCGCCCGGACCTCGTCCTGATGGACGTCCAGATGCCCCGCCTGGACGGCATCTCGGCCACCCGGCGGATCGCCGGCGAGGGCCTCGCCGACGTGCTCGTCCTGACCACCTTCGACCTGGACGAGTACGTCTTCGGCGCGCTGCGCGCCGGCGCGGCCGGCTTCCTGCTCAAGGACAGCGAGGCCGCCGACCTGCTCGCGGCGGTACGGACCGTCGCCCGGGGCGAGGGGCTGATCTCGCCCGCCGTGACCCGTCGGCTGATCTCCGAGTTCGCCCGCCGCGCCCCCGACCCGGCGGTGCACCGGGACGCCGCGATCGTGGACACCCTCACCCGCCGCGAACGGGAGGTGCTGGCCTGCCTGGGCGGCGGGCTGTCCAACGCGGAGGTCGCGGGACGCCTGGGGATGGCGGAGGCGACGGTGAAGACCCACGTCAGCCGGTTGCTGGCCAAGCTGGGGCTGCGCAGCCGGGTACAAGCGGCCGTCCTGGCCCAGGAGTTGGGCATGGTCCAGACCTCTTGACCATTGGTACGGACCTTCTTACGCTCCCCTCACAGTCGTGGTGAGCGTCCTCGCGATACGCACACCCCTGCGCCGGGCCCGTCCCTCCCCTCGCCCACGCGCGTGCTCACCTCGCTGCGCACAGGTCACGGAAACCCCCCACCCCCCCCACACCCCCACATCACCCCCCACACCTCCTGACCTCATCGAGGAGCACTCTCTTGTCATCAGAGACCTCTCGACATCACACGAACCCCACCCTCAACACCCCGCGCAGACGCCCCCTCACCCGCGCCGTCGCCACCCTCGGCGCCCTGCTCCTCCCGGCCGCCGCCCTCATCGGCCTCGCGGCACCGGCGAGTTCGGCCGGCGCCCCGGCCCACCCGGCGACGGCCGCGGCCGGCAAGCCCCTCAAGGCCGCCTCCGCGACCGCGACGTTCGCCAAGACCGGCGACTGGGGCTCCGGCTACCAGGGCGAATGGACCGTCAAGAACACTGGGACGACCGCCATCGACGGCTGGACCGTCGAGTGGGACCTCCCCTCCGGCACCGCCGTCGGCGCCTACTGGGACGCCCTGATCACCGGCTCCGGCACGCACTACACGGCCAAGAACCGGGAGTACAACGGCTCCATACCGCCCGGCGGCAGCGTCTCCTTCGGCTTCGTCGCCACCGGCTCCGGCACCCCGGCCGGCTGCAAGCTCAACGGCGGGGCGTGCGACGGCTCGTCCACCGACACCCCGCCCAGCGCCCCCGGCAAGCCGGAGTCGACCGGCGTCACCGCCACCAGCATCGGCCTGAAGTGGGCGGCGGCCACCGACTCCAAGGGCATCAAGGAGTACGACGTCTACCGCGGCACGGCGAAGGTCGCGACCGTCGCCAAGCTCGCCTACACCGACACCGGCCTCACGGCGGACACCGAGTACACGTACACGGTGGTGGCCCGCAACCTGGACGGCAAGACGGGCCCCGCGAGCCCCGCCGCCACCTTCCGCACCACGAAGAGCGGTTCCGACCAGCCACCGTCCGCCCCCGGCACCCCGCAGGCCACGGCGGTCACGGACACCTCCGTCGCCCTCAAGTGGACGGCGGCGACGTCCGACAAGGGCGTCAAGGAGTACGACGTCTACCGGGGCACGGCGAAGGTCGCGACCGTCGCCAAGCTGGCGTACACCGACACCGGCCTCCAGCCCGGCACCGACTACACGTACACCGTCGTCGCCCGGGACACCGCCGGCCAGACCGGCCCGGCCAGCCCGCCGCTGACCGTCCGCACCACCGGCGGCGGCACCCAGCCCTCCGGCGACATGATCAAGGCCGGGTACTTCGCCCAGTGGGGCATCTACGGCCGCGCCTACACGGTGAAGTCCCTGGACACCACCGGCGCCGCCGCCAAGCTCACCCACGTCAACTACGCCTTCAGCAACATCGACCCGAACAACCTCACCTGCCTTAACGGCGTCACCAAGGCCACCGGCTCCAACCCGCAGGACCCCAACCAGGGCGACGGCGCCGGTGACTCCTGGGCCGACTACGAGAAGGGCTTCAGCTCCGGCGAATCCGTCAACGGCACCCAGGACACCTGGGACCAGCCGCTGGCCGGCAACTTCAACCAGCTGAAGCAGCTCAAGGCCAAGTACCCGAAGCTCAAGGTGATGATGTCGATCGGCGGCTGGACGTACAGCAAGTACTTCTCCGACGTCGTCAAGACCGACGCTTCCCGGCAGAAGTTCGTCAAGTCCTGTATCGACATGTACATCAAGGGCAACCTGCCGGTCAGCAACGGACGCGGCGGCAACGGCAGCGCGGCCGGCATCTTCGACGGCTTCGACATCGACTGGGAGTGGCCCGGCTCCGAAGGCCACGCCGGCAACCACATCTCCAAGGAGGACAAGGCCGGCAACACCCTCCTCTTCGCCGAGTTCCGCAAGCAGCTCGACGCCCAGGGCGCGGCCGACGGCAAGAAGTACCTGCTCTCCGCCTTCACCCCGGCCGACCCCGGCAAGATCGAGGCGGGCTGGGACATCACCACCAAGGACGGCACGCCCAGCGTGTTCGACTACATGGACTACGCCAACGTCCAGGGGTACGACTTCCACGGCTCCGGCAGCGACAACAGCTGGGAACCCAACCTCACCGGCCACCAGGGCAACCTGTACCCGGACGCCAAGGACCCGTACACCACCAAGTTCAGCGTCGAGAAGACCGTCCAGACCTACCTCGACGCCGGAGTCGACTCCCGCAAGCTCGTCCTCGGCATGGCCTTCTACGGCCGAGGCTGGCAGCAGGTCACCGACGGCGGCGTCCACGGCGTCTGGCAGAAGGCGAACGGCGCCGCACCCGGGCAGTTCCCGGAGGAGTCCGGTACACGTGGTTACGACAACCTGCTCGCTTCCGTACCGAACTTGACCGTGTACCACGACGAGACGTCGGTCGCGACGTACGGCTACACCGGTGACAACGGGCAGTGGTGGACGTTCGACGACGCCTGGTCGATCGGGAAGAAGACGGCTTGGCTGAAGTCGAAGAGGCTTGGCGGGGCCATGGTGTGGGAGATGAGCGGTGACAGCGGCACGCTCATGACCGCACTGGACAACGGTCTCCGCTGACGCGGCCGGGGGCCCGGGGCGGCGGCCCCGGGCCCCCTGAAACCGCGCTCCGCGCGGTTGTCCTCAAACGCCGGACGGGCTGAAAGTGCCACCTCAGGCACACTTCAGCCCGTCCGGCGTTTGAGGACGAGCGGCGAAGCCGCGAAAAGGGGGTCTGGGGCGCAGCCCCAGGAATCGGCGAAGGTGGGGGTGCCCCCTCTGGGGGAGGGACCGGGGCAACACCCCTACGCCACATTCACCCGCTGCCCCGGAGGCGCCGCCTCCAGCCAAGCCAAGAACCCCGTAAGAGCATCCTCACTCATCGCCAGCTCAAGCAGCGTCCCCCGCAAAGAACACCGAAGGACGACCGCGTCCGACAACAGTGCCAACTCCTCATCCCCATGAGGAGCCCGCCGCTCCAGAACCTCGATCGCATCCCGCTCCAGCGTCCGCCGAGGACGCACCGCATAGGAGAAGACCCGAAACCACTCGATCCGGTCACCGCTGTACCGCGAGACGCCGTACACCCACCCCTTCCCGGGAGGGTCGGCGGCCGGCTCGGT is a window from the Streptomyces mobaraensis genome containing:
- a CDS encoding glycoside hydrolase family 18 chitinase, with the protein product MSSETSRHHTNPTLNTPRRRPLTRAVATLGALLLPAAALIGLAAPASSAGAPAHPATAAAGKPLKAASATATFAKTGDWGSGYQGEWTVKNTGTTAIDGWTVEWDLPSGTAVGAYWDALITGSGTHYTAKNREYNGSIPPGGSVSFGFVATGSGTPAGCKLNGGACDGSSTDTPPSAPGKPESTGVTATSIGLKWAAATDSKGIKEYDVYRGTAKVATVAKLAYTDTGLTADTEYTYTVVARNLDGKTGPASPAATFRTTKSGSDQPPSAPGTPQATAVTDTSVALKWTAATSDKGVKEYDVYRGTAKVATVAKLAYTDTGLQPGTDYTYTVVARDTAGQTGPASPPLTVRTTGGGTQPSGDMIKAGYFAQWGIYGRAYTVKSLDTTGAAAKLTHVNYAFSNIDPNNLTCLNGVTKATGSNPQDPNQGDGAGDSWADYEKGFSSGESVNGTQDTWDQPLAGNFNQLKQLKAKYPKLKVMMSIGGWTYSKYFSDVVKTDASRQKFVKSCIDMYIKGNLPVSNGRGGNGSAAGIFDGFDIDWEWPGSEGHAGNHISKEDKAGNTLLFAEFRKQLDAQGAADGKKYLLSAFTPADPGKIEAGWDITTKDGTPSVFDYMDYANVQGYDFHGSGSDNSWEPNLTGHQGNLYPDAKDPYTTKFSVEKTVQTYLDAGVDSRKLVLGMAFYGRGWQQVTDGGVHGVWQKANGAAPGQFPEESGTRGYDNLLASVPNLTVYHDETSVATYGYTGDNGQWWTFDDAWSIGKKTAWLKSKRLGGAMVWEMSGDSGTLMTALDNGLR
- a CDS encoding DUF2550 domain-containing protein translates to MVLALLVSGIVVLLVLLGLFVFGLRRRLIQRSGGTFDCSLRWDVTEPAADPPGKGWVYGVSRYSGDRIEWFRVFSYAVRPRRTLERDAIEVLERRAPHGDEELALLSDAVVLRCSLRGTLLELAMSEDALTGFLAWLEAAPPGQRVNVA